In the genome of Blastopirellula marina, one region contains:
- a CDS encoding PSD1 and planctomycete cytochrome C domain-containing protein, whose amino-acid sequence MKSLLTHGIQWVAAGATFACLLISAPTTFADDTDKIDFNRDIRPLLSDRCYSCHGPDENHREGGVRFDVPESALAEADSGEFPIVPGKPGESELIARISTKDESIQMPPPESNKSLTAEETEKLRKWIEQGAKFEKHWSFNVPQKSEPPEVSLPGWNETEIDKFLGARIEKEKLQPGPPADKLTLIRRVTFVLTGLPPTQEEVDAFLADESPDAYEKLVDRLLASPHYGEHMARYWLDAARYADTHGLHLDNYREMWMYRDWVIDAFNENKPYDVFLTEQLAGDLLPNPSWEQQVASGFNRCNVTTNEGGSIKAEVKMRNVNDRVVTTGTVFMGLTMDCTRCHDHKYDPLKQKDFYAMYGFFNSMNGNPMDGNNKAHPPTIYSKEAVEQIAALDQQIRQKQDEIRTTLAKIDYQDPGPGVDNPEIDPEEIVWIEDGVPGKAEVSGDYGWVTAPEPVFSGEKSAKRTVTGNQQCYFVNSDQPITVFKGDTLFAYVYIDPKNPTKEIMFQWNDGDWDQRAYWGEDKIAYGTNGKTKHRIGDLPEAGKWARLEVPIAKVGLGEGAKINGWAFTQFDGTVHWDKAGMVTKYGKKPQFKSLKDWIDFATKSPGALDPANKQITEILKKAADQRSEGEFKQLQNYFLEFVCQDTQETFNKLRAELKGMSDKQNEIRNSAPTTLVYIEADKPVPSHILNRGEYDQLGEEVARDVPGFLPPMTEEMPKDRLGLAMWLTDASHPLTARVAVNRLWQHVFGVGLVKTSEDFGSQGSVPSHPKLLDNLAVEFRENGWDMKNLMKRMVMSTAYQQSSAVTPELVKKDPENRLLARGPRHRLDAEMLRDQALALSGLLVDKQGGPSVKPPQPDGLWKAVGYSGSNTVNFKADEGDEKVHRRTLYTFIKRTALAPQMSTFDAPNRESCTVRRERTNTPLQALLLLNDPQYMEAAVAMARRAMDEGGADPISKVDFLTSLCLMNPGNEVQKKELESLYFDSLTYFQQHPEAAAKLVGQSEVPAELAAWAMVCNAILNLDEVISQR is encoded by the coding sequence ATGAAATCGTTGCTCACGCACGGCATCCAATGGGTGGCCGCTGGTGCCACGTTCGCTTGCTTGCTGATTTCCGCTCCAACGACTTTCGCGGATGATACAGACAAAATCGACTTCAATCGTGATATTCGTCCGCTTCTATCCGATCGCTGCTACTCATGTCATGGACCGGACGAAAACCATCGTGAAGGGGGTGTCCGGTTTGACGTCCCAGAAAGTGCGCTCGCAGAGGCCGACTCGGGTGAATTCCCCATCGTCCCTGGCAAGCCGGGCGAGAGTGAACTGATTGCACGGATCTCAACCAAAGACGAATCGATTCAGATGCCGCCACCCGAGTCGAACAAATCACTCACGGCGGAAGAGACCGAGAAGCTTCGCAAATGGATCGAACAAGGTGCCAAGTTCGAGAAGCATTGGTCCTTCAATGTTCCCCAAAAGTCGGAGCCCCCAGAAGTTAGTTTGCCCGGTTGGAACGAAACCGAGATCGATAAGTTTCTTGGCGCTCGCATTGAAAAAGAAAAGCTTCAGCCTGGTCCGCCAGCCGACAAGCTAACGCTCATTCGTCGCGTGACGTTCGTCCTGACAGGGTTGCCGCCAACCCAGGAAGAGGTTGACGCTTTCCTGGCGGACGAATCTCCCGACGCTTACGAAAAGCTGGTCGATCGCTTGTTGGCTTCGCCTCACTATGGCGAGCACATGGCTCGCTACTGGCTCGATGCCGCTCGATACGCGGACACGCACGGGTTGCACTTAGACAACTACCGCGAGATGTGGATGTATCGCGATTGGGTTATCGATGCGTTCAATGAGAACAAACCGTACGACGTCTTTCTGACCGAACAACTGGCCGGCGACTTGCTGCCGAATCCATCTTGGGAGCAACAGGTTGCATCTGGCTTCAATCGCTGCAATGTCACAACCAATGAAGGTGGTTCGATCAAAGCAGAAGTGAAAATGCGGAATGTGAACGATCGCGTTGTGACCACTGGGACCGTTTTCATGGGACTAACCATGGATTGCACGCGTTGCCACGATCACAAATACGATCCGCTGAAACAAAAAGACTTCTACGCGATGTACGGATTCTTCAACAGCATGAATGGGAATCCGATGGATGGGAACAACAAAGCCCATCCCCCGACAATTTACTCGAAAGAGGCCGTAGAACAGATCGCTGCCCTAGATCAACAAATTCGCCAGAAGCAAGACGAAATTCGAACGACGTTGGCCAAAATCGACTATCAAGATCCAGGCCCAGGCGTGGACAATCCTGAGATCGATCCCGAAGAAATTGTGTGGATCGAAGATGGTGTCCCTGGCAAAGCGGAAGTCAGCGGTGACTACGGGTGGGTGACCGCACCCGAGCCTGTGTTCAGCGGCGAAAAGTCTGCTAAGCGAACCGTGACCGGCAATCAGCAATGCTACTTCGTCAATTCGGATCAGCCCATTACTGTGTTCAAAGGGGATACGCTGTTCGCCTACGTTTACATCGATCCTAAAAACCCGACCAAAGAGATCATGTTCCAGTGGAACGACGGCGATTGGGATCAACGGGCCTATTGGGGCGAAGACAAGATCGCCTACGGAACGAATGGCAAAACGAAGCACCGTATTGGTGACCTGCCAGAAGCAGGCAAGTGGGCACGCTTGGAAGTGCCTATCGCGAAAGTCGGTCTGGGAGAAGGTGCTAAGATAAATGGTTGGGCATTCACTCAGTTCGACGGCACCGTCCACTGGGACAAGGCCGGAATGGTGACCAAGTATGGCAAAAAGCCGCAGTTCAAGTCGCTAAAGGACTGGATCGATTTTGCCACCAAGTCGCCGGGGGCTCTCGATCCGGCAAACAAGCAGATCACAGAGATCTTGAAGAAGGCAGCCGATCAGCGATCGGAAGGGGAGTTCAAACAACTTCAAAACTACTTCCTGGAGTTCGTCTGCCAAGACACGCAGGAAACCTTCAACAAACTGCGGGCTGAACTGAAGGGAATGTCGGACAAACAAAACGAGATCCGCAATTCGGCGCCGACGACTCTAGTTTACATTGAAGCGGATAAGCCAGTTCCTTCGCATATTCTGAATCGAGGCGAATACGACCAATTGGGCGAGGAAGTGGCTCGCGATGTTCCTGGCTTCCTGCCACCGATGACCGAAGAGATGCCGAAGGATCGCCTAGGCCTCGCAATGTGGCTGACCGATGCCTCGCACCCACTAACAGCGCGTGTCGCTGTGAATCGCTTATGGCAGCACGTTTTCGGGGTCGGATTGGTGAAAACCTCCGAAGATTTCGGTTCTCAAGGAAGTGTCCCTTCGCATCCGAAACTGCTGGATAACCTTGCGGTGGAATTTCGGGAGAACGGTTGGGACATGAAGAATTTGATGAAACGCATGGTCATGTCCACCGCGTATCAACAGTCCTCGGCGGTTACGCCAGAGCTTGTGAAGAAGGATCCCGAGAATCGCCTGCTCGCCCGTGGACCTCGTCACCGGTTGGATGCCGAGATGCTACGTGATCAAGCCCTCGCACTCAGCGGGTTATTGGTCGACAAGCAAGGCGGTCCATCGGTGAAACCACCTCAACCGGACGGTTTGTGGAAAGCGGTCGGTTACTCCGGCAGCAATACCGTGAACTTCAAGGCGGATGAAGGGGACGAAAAAGTTCACCGACGCACGTTGTACACATTCATCAAGCGAACGGCACTCGCGCCGCAGATGAGTACCTTTGACGCCCCGAATCGCGAGTCGTGCACGGTTCGTCGCGAACGTACCAACACGCCACTTCAAGCACTGCTTCTATTGAACGACCCGCAATACATGGAAGCAGCCGTCGCGATGGCTCGTCGAGCGATGGATGAAGGAGGAGCCGATCCAATCTCTAAGGTTGATTTCCTGACATCGCTTTGCCTGATGAACCCCGGCAACGAGGTTCAAAAGAAGGAACTGGAATCGCTTTACTTCGATAGTTTGACCTACTTCCAGCAGCATCCGGAAGCTGCCGCCAAACTGGTTGGGCAATCCGAGGTTCCAGCGGAATTGGCGGCCTGGGCAATGGTTTGCAACGCAATCCTGAACTTGGACGAAGTTATCTCGCAACGTTAG
- a CDS encoding phosphatidate cytidylyltransferase produces MLKWRLIGAFAIILPLCGLSWLDFYYNFGRPGIWLFPLVMLLAVMAAEEVLNLLRAKQLHPIGWSCHMGTFLVVMAAGIPMWWPLSNVPDQTDQAQWTLFALALGAILAIVGEMRRYEKPGHSMIHLGLTIFAIFYVGGLISFVTRLRVVVQDIPDANAYGMLALLSMIVVVKISDIGAYFIGSNFGRTKLVPRLSPGKTLEGTLGGLAASCLGSYVMFQWVGPWMLGSPVESIPLGWLLFALLVSPAGMVGDLAESMFKRDMETKDSSTWLIGLGGILDVLDSMLLGAPVALMCWEIGIIGPGR; encoded by the coding sequence GTGCTCAAGTGGCGACTGATTGGAGCGTTCGCCATCATTCTGCCTCTTTGCGGACTTAGCTGGCTCGACTTCTACTACAACTTCGGTCGCCCTGGAATCTGGCTCTTTCCGCTGGTGATGCTGTTAGCCGTCATGGCTGCGGAAGAAGTTCTCAACTTACTGCGAGCGAAACAGCTTCACCCGATTGGATGGTCGTGCCACATGGGGACATTTTTGGTCGTCATGGCAGCTGGCATCCCGATGTGGTGGCCGCTGTCAAACGTCCCTGATCAAACCGATCAAGCTCAGTGGACGCTGTTTGCACTCGCATTGGGCGCAATCTTGGCGATCGTTGGTGAAATGCGCCGGTACGAAAAACCGGGGCATTCAATGATTCACCTGGGGCTGACCATCTTCGCGATCTTTTACGTCGGCGGCTTGATCAGCTTTGTCACCCGCCTGCGCGTCGTGGTGCAAGATATCCCGGATGCGAACGCTTACGGCATGCTCGCTTTGTTGTCGATGATCGTGGTGGTGAAGATCTCGGATATCGGAGCTTACTTCATTGGTTCGAACTTCGGACGCACCAAACTTGTCCCTCGTCTAAGTCCCGGCAAGACGCTGGAAGGAACGCTCGGTGGTTTAGCCGCGTCCTGCCTGGGAAGCTACGTGATGTTTCAATGGGTCGGCCCCTGGATGTTGGGCAGCCCAGTTGAGTCGATTCCTTTGGGCTGGCTACTTTTCGCCCTTTTGGTCTCGCCTGCCGGCATGGTTGGCGATCTTGCCGAATCGATGTTCAAACGAGACATGGAGACAAAAGACTCCAGCACGTGGCTCATCGGCCTGGGTGGAATCCTGGATGTTCTCGACTCGATGCTACTTGGCGCCCCGGTCGCGCTGATGTGCTGGGAAATCGGAATCATTGGTCCAGGACGTTAA
- a CDS encoding C25 family cysteine peptidase, whose translation MTTIFLMAMMMAAPDTPTPQAYDTVVVCPQPYVEAMRPWFEYRTKQGHRVGVVTDTSSKKKIRETIRQAAEKGELKQVLLVGDVIADGSQEVGVPVHYQKAVVNVLFGSEPEIPTDNYYADLDDDNIPDVAIGRFSVSNEEELKGIVAKTLEYETNIKSGDWRRRLHFVAGLGGFGTVVDTMLESATKKFLTDEIPAHFETVVAQGSWQSPYCPDPREFRDEVVRQLNDGGLFWVYMGHGHVEHLDYVRVPNDAFPILSTDDAAALRNESSHPIAIFLSCYTGAIDARSACLAELLHRSEGGPVAVYAGSRVTMPYAMSVMGTEMLQQYFKEKQPTLGQLILQAKRESIRQGGKTGNRKMLDTMAQLISPKPKLLKEERIEHLALFNLLGDPLLRLPHASPVEITAPNTAAPGETIEIAGRTEMPGKVHLELVCRRDGFVATLPKRLEYDGRHDQLTGYNETFRAANDRAWQVVDLTAIDGEFRTELQIPETCQGPCHVRVWVEGVSQVGLGSQDIEIKRLPPKEEPLANSVAK comes from the coding sequence ATGACAACCATTTTCCTGATGGCCATGATGATGGCCGCCCCCGATACACCCACGCCCCAGGCTTACGATACGGTTGTGGTCTGTCCCCAGCCCTACGTCGAGGCGATGCGACCCTGGTTCGAGTATCGAACCAAGCAAGGTCATAGAGTTGGGGTAGTTACGGATACGTCATCCAAGAAGAAAATCCGCGAGACCATTCGCCAAGCCGCCGAAAAAGGCGAGCTTAAGCAAGTGCTCCTGGTGGGGGATGTGATCGCTGACGGTTCTCAGGAAGTGGGTGTGCCGGTTCATTACCAGAAAGCGGTGGTTAACGTGCTTTTTGGCTCCGAACCGGAGATTCCCACCGACAATTACTACGCTGATCTCGACGACGATAACATTCCCGATGTTGCGATCGGCAGGTTCTCGGTCAGTAACGAAGAAGAGTTGAAGGGGATCGTTGCCAAGACGCTAGAGTACGAAACCAACATCAAATCGGGCGATTGGCGGCGCCGGTTGCACTTCGTGGCTGGACTGGGTGGTTTCGGCACCGTGGTCGATACGATGTTAGAGTCGGCTACCAAGAAGTTTTTGACCGACGAGATTCCTGCCCATTTCGAGACCGTCGTCGCGCAAGGAAGCTGGCAAAGTCCTTACTGTCCCGATCCACGAGAATTCCGCGACGAGGTTGTGCGGCAACTCAATGACGGCGGACTTTTCTGGGTTTACATGGGGCATGGTCACGTCGAGCATCTCGATTATGTGCGAGTCCCGAACGACGCGTTTCCGATACTATCTACCGACGATGCGGCTGCCCTGCGAAATGAATCGTCGCATCCGATCGCTATCTTTCTGTCGTGTTATACGGGAGCAATCGACGCCCGAAGTGCCTGCCTGGCAGAGCTTTTACATCGCAGCGAAGGTGGCCCGGTTGCCGTTTATGCAGGATCACGCGTTACTATGCCTTACGCGATGAGCGTGATGGGAACAGAAATGTTGCAGCAGTACTTTAAGGAGAAGCAGCCCACACTGGGGCAATTGATTCTGCAGGCCAAGCGGGAATCGATACGTCAGGGCGGGAAGACAGGCAATCGCAAAATGCTCGATACCATGGCCCAGTTAATAAGCCCGAAGCCGAAGCTCCTAAAAGAAGAGCGGATTGAGCACTTAGCCCTCTTCAACTTACTGGGTGATCCGCTGCTGCGATTGCCCCATGCTTCTCCTGTCGAGATCACCGCACCCAACACAGCCGCGCCAGGCGAAACCATCGAAATCGCTGGCCGAACAGAAATGCCCGGCAAAGTTCATTTGGAACTGGTTTGCCGCCGCGATGGCTTTGTCGCTACCTTGCCCAAACGTCTGGAATACGACGGTCGGCACGACCAACTGACCGGTTACAACGAAACCTTTCGGGCTGCGAACGATCGAGCCTGGCAAGTGGTTGACCTAACGGCAATCGACGGCGAGTTCCGTACCGAGCTGCAAATCCCTGAGACGTGCCAAGGTCCCTGTCATGTACGGGTGTGGGTCGAAGGTGTCTCGCAAGTCGGGTTAGGCTCGCAGGATATCGAGATTAAGCGCCTTCCCCCCAAGGAAGAGCCTCTCGCCAATTCGGTGGCAAAATAA
- a CDS encoding alpha/beta hydrolase family esterase, whose translation MLFRIIPTRICCVAFLLFAGGCYLEPDVEVRTEQVKVGEVDRTYRLVIPNDLAENAPVVIAWHGFGDSAESMAHYSQLDRLAERYHFLLVYPEVEKFGWRFPRTDMLNPNGDADVAFFDAIRNDLPRYASINMNRIYVVGMSEGATFTQWLTTERARDIAAVVAHSGGPPKVVDKSKFERPILLIVGTEDLGHDTMREAATQYHAAGVDVEFRSVPGLGHAWSTRNNEAIWTFLSKYQLPRSTESE comes from the coding sequence ATGCTTTTCCGAATAATTCCAACGAGAATCTGCTGCGTCGCATTTCTGCTTTTCGCGGGCGGTTGCTACTTAGAGCCAGATGTCGAAGTTCGGACCGAGCAAGTAAAGGTCGGCGAAGTCGATCGAACATACCGCTTGGTAATTCCCAATGACCTGGCGGAGAACGCTCCGGTGGTAATCGCCTGGCACGGATTCGGCGATTCGGCGGAAAGTATGGCACATTACTCACAGCTAGATCGTTTGGCGGAGCGTTATCATTTCCTGCTCGTCTATCCGGAGGTGGAGAAATTTGGGTGGCGATTCCCGCGAACGGATATGCTGAATCCGAACGGCGATGCTGATGTGGCTTTCTTCGACGCGATTCGAAACGACCTACCGCGTTACGCTTCGATCAACATGAATCGCATTTATGTCGTTGGTATGTCAGAAGGTGCCACGTTCACACAGTGGTTAACCACTGAGAGGGCACGTGATATCGCGGCAGTTGTTGCCCACTCTGGCGGGCCACCAAAGGTTGTCGACAAGTCAAAATTCGAGCGACCTATCTTGTTGATCGTGGGGACCGAAGATCTGGGACATGACACGATGCGAGAAGCAGCGACCCAGTATCACGCCGCAGGCGTCGATGTCGAGTTTCGCTCTGTCCCAGGCTTGGGACATGCTTGGTCAACAAGAAACAACGAAGCGATCTGGACTTTCCTATCTAAGTATCAGCTACCTAGGTCGACTGAGTCAGAATAA
- a CDS encoding isoprenyl transferase codes for MTKAATTERHPIEDLPRERYPEHIAVIMDGNGRWAQRQGLPRIEGHRRGVSSVRRTVEECARRKIRQLTLYCLSSENWKRPQHELDFLMHLLEQYMIEERATIMKQNVRVQIIGRRDGIPEQVQREMDKTIEMSAANTGTTLCLAINYGGRAEMVDAVRCIAEGVKEGRLKSEDITEETIAEHLYTRGMPDPDLMIRTAGEMRISNFLLWQISYSELWVTDLCWPEFREETLQDAIYNFASRDRRFGGLSKSGPSGGDACSSGD; via the coding sequence GTGACAAAAGCCGCAACCACAGAGCGACATCCGATCGAAGACCTGCCGCGCGAACGTTATCCGGAACACATCGCGGTGATCATGGATGGCAATGGACGGTGGGCACAGCGGCAAGGACTTCCACGTATCGAAGGCCACCGTCGGGGCGTCAGTTCCGTTCGTCGCACCGTCGAAGAGTGCGCGCGACGGAAAATCCGTCAGCTGACGCTTTACTGCTTGTCGAGCGAAAACTGGAAGCGCCCGCAGCACGAGCTCGACTTCCTCATGCACCTGCTCGAACAATACATGATCGAAGAACGCGCAACGATCATGAAGCAAAATGTTCGTGTCCAGATCATCGGTCGTCGAGATGGAATCCCGGAACAAGTCCAGCGCGAGATGGACAAGACCATCGAGATGAGTGCCGCCAACACCGGGACCACCCTCTGTTTAGCCATTAATTACGGCGGTCGAGCTGAAATGGTCGACGCCGTACGATGCATTGCGGAAGGGGTCAAAGAAGGTCGCCTCAAATCGGAAGACATTACCGAAGAGACAATTGCCGAGCATCTTTACACTCGCGGTATGCCAGATCCCGATCTAATGATTCGTACCGCTGGCGAAATGCGGATCAGCAACTTTCTGCTGTGGCAGATCAGCTACTCGGAACTGTGGGTAACGGATCTTTGCTGGCCGGAATTCCGCGAGGAAACCTTGCAAGACGCGATCTACAACTTTGCCTCTCGTGACCGAAGGTTTGGCGGCCTCAGCAAGAGTGGGCCCTCAGGAGGGGACGCGTGCTCAAGTGGCGACTGA
- a CDS encoding VOC family protein, translated as MRIIIPDRLWIANALQVRDIRAVLNTGTTAIVDLAMEEKPIAYPRDIVYLRIPLIDGEGNDPAVLETAINALANLIKAKRPVTVACSAGMSRSPGIVAAALASIEGLLLKETLLRVAEMGPCDLSPGLLSDLSQLRPELANIHAVPNLVVVRSQDLDRLCRFYELLGLSFILERHGKGPEHFSTTIDDFVMEIYPARSADQVNSSTGLGFRCQDVGGLVEQLRTQDALIVREPESMPWGLQAIVRDPDGRSIILTQST; from the coding sequence ATGCGGATTATCATTCCTGACCGATTGTGGATTGCAAACGCACTTCAAGTCCGCGACATTCGAGCCGTCCTGAATACGGGTACCACTGCGATTGTCGACTTAGCCATGGAAGAAAAACCAATCGCGTATCCCAGGGACATCGTCTACCTCCGAATCCCTCTTATCGATGGAGAAGGTAACGATCCGGCAGTTCTCGAAACCGCAATCAACGCCCTGGCCAATCTAATCAAAGCCAAGCGTCCGGTAACGGTCGCATGTAGCGCCGGCATGAGTCGCTCACCAGGCATCGTCGCCGCAGCCCTTGCTTCGATCGAAGGACTTCTTCTGAAAGAAACGTTGCTTCGTGTCGCCGAAATGGGACCCTGCGATCTATCGCCTGGCCTCCTTTCGGATTTGTCTCAGTTGAGACCAGAGCTTGCCAATATCCACGCGGTGCCCAATCTCGTTGTCGTGCGAAGCCAAGATCTTGACCGATTGTGCCGATTTTATGAATTGCTGGGGCTTTCATTCATCCTCGAACGTCACGGAAAAGGGCCCGAACACTTCAGTACAACCATCGATGACTTCGTAATGGAGATTTATCCTGCGCGGTCGGCTGACCAGGTCAACTCGTCGACAGGTCTCGGCTTTCGTTGTCAGGATGTCGGAGGTCTTGTTGAACAGCTTCGTACACAAGATGCTCTCATTGTCCGGGAGCCCGAGTCGATGCCCTGGGGACTGCAGGCGATTGTCAGAGATCCGGATGGCCGAAGTATTATTCTGACTCAGTCGACCTAG
- a CDS encoding adenylosuccinate synthase encodes MAGSCVIGLQWGDEAKGKLVDLLTQHHDIVARFLGGANAGHTVVDGENVYKLHHIPSGILRSEVLNVITAGVVINPPILLGEMDGLTDRGVPIDNLRLSDRSHIIFPWHIAEDRAMNQGTADGENIGTTLRGIGPCYRDKVGRSYAIRLGDMLRPNFKDKVFMICDKKNRTIASMYEDGAFEPLDAAKIYDEFAAYAERLRPYVCDSTDLLLNAVDDQKTILFEGAQGALLDVDHGTYPFVTSSNSSGVGASAGAGVPAKHIDQVIGVAKAYSTRVGGGPFPTELHDETGEKIRQRGNEFGTTTGRPRRTGWFDAVAVRYTARVSGIDVLSLMMLDVLSTFDELKICVAYELNGEKITRFPSHVDDIRNVKPVYETLPGWKDEITGARSMEDLPENALAYVRRIEELVGFPVGVVSVGPDRKQTIFTSDVLKLATT; translated from the coding sequence GTGGCTGGTTCGTGTGTTATTGGTTTGCAGTGGGGTGACGAGGCCAAAGGGAAACTCGTCGATCTTTTGACGCAACACCACGACATCGTGGCCCGCTTTTTAGGCGGTGCAAACGCCGGCCACACCGTGGTTGACGGCGAAAACGTCTATAAGCTGCACCACATTCCCAGTGGGATTCTTCGCAGTGAAGTGCTCAACGTGATCACTGCCGGGGTAGTTATTAATCCGCCGATCCTACTAGGCGAAATGGATGGCCTCACCGATCGAGGGGTTCCGATTGATAACCTCCGCCTCAGTGATCGCTCGCACATCATCTTCCCTTGGCATATTGCTGAAGATCGCGCCATGAACCAAGGGACGGCCGACGGTGAGAACATTGGCACCACCTTACGTGGCATTGGCCCATGCTACCGCGATAAGGTCGGCCGATCGTATGCAATCCGCTTGGGGGATATGCTCCGCCCCAATTTCAAAGACAAAGTCTTTATGATTTGCGATAAGAAAAATCGCACAATCGCTAGTATGTATGAAGACGGCGCCTTCGAACCACTGGACGCCGCCAAGATTTACGACGAATTCGCGGCCTATGCCGAACGATTGCGTCCTTACGTTTGCGACTCGACTGACTTGCTTCTCAACGCCGTCGACGATCAAAAGACGATTCTTTTCGAGGGTGCCCAAGGCGCTCTGCTTGATGTGGACCATGGCACGTACCCGTTTGTTACCAGCAGCAACAGCTCCGGCGTTGGTGCCTCGGCTGGTGCCGGTGTTCCAGCCAAGCACATCGATCAAGTCATTGGCGTAGCGAAGGCGTACAGCACCCGCGTTGGTGGTGGCCCTTTCCCCACTGAGCTACATGACGAAACGGGCGAAAAAATCCGCCAGCGGGGTAACGAATTCGGCACCACCACGGGACGTCCACGCCGCACGGGCTGGTTCGATGCCGTTGCCGTTCGCTACACTGCCCGGGTGAGCGGGATCGATGTTCTTTCGCTGATGATGCTCGATGTGCTGTCGACCTTCGACGAACTGAAGATCTGTGTTGCGTACGAATTGAACGGCGAAAAAATCACACGCTTCCCGTCGCACGTCGACGATATCCGCAACGTCAAACCGGTTTACGAGACCCTTCCCGGTTGGAAGGACGAGATTACCGGTGCTCGATCGATGGAAGACCTTCCCGAAAATGCCCTGGCTTACGTTCGTCGAATCGAAGAATTGGTCGGCTTTCCGGTCGGCGTAGTTTCGGTTGGTCCCGATCGCAAGCAAACAATCTTCACATCGGATGTCCTGAAATTGGCCACGACGTAA
- a CDS encoding DUF1501 domain-containing protein, whose product MDPRNEYIDAITRRHFFQKGALGLGAAALASMTDLPAEAAKLPSSGIGGLPNLPHFAPKAKRAIYLFAAGAPCQMDLFDHKPKMVDWYDKDLPESVRQGQRLTTMTSGQSRFPIAPSKFKFSPYGENGTMISELIPYHGKMIDDIALVKSVHTEAINHDPAITYICTGNQLPGRPSLGSWLSYGLGSMNSNLPTFVVMTPNWSSRRDAQALYNRLWGAGFLPSKHSGVSLRKSGDPILFLSNPEGIDSSLRRRMLDSVSKINQETYRLSGDPETQSRISQYEMAFRMQSSVPELVDLKQETQHTLDMYGPEVGKPGTFAASCLLARRMVERDVRFVQIFHRGWDQHGNVANDLPAQAKDVDQPAWALIQDLKMRGMLDDTLVVFGGEFGRTIYSQGGLSKENYGRDHHPRCFSVWMAGGGIKPGIVHGETDDFSYNIVKDPVHISDLNATILHCLGIDHRKLSVPFQGLDVRLTGVEDRSPVKELLV is encoded by the coding sequence ATGGATCCTCGTAACGAATACATCGATGCCATTACCCGCCGACATTTCTTCCAAAAGGGAGCGTTGGGCCTAGGGGCTGCAGCGTTGGCTTCGATGACCGACCTGCCGGCGGAAGCGGCGAAGCTTCCCAGCTCCGGTATTGGTGGTCTGCCGAATCTGCCCCACTTCGCGCCGAAGGCCAAGCGAGCGATTTACTTGTTTGCCGCTGGTGCACCATGCCAAATGGACTTGTTTGATCACAAGCCGAAGATGGTCGATTGGTACGATAAAGATCTTCCTGAATCAGTTCGTCAGGGTCAACGACTCACCACGATGACATCAGGTCAAAGTCGCTTCCCGATTGCCCCATCAAAGTTCAAATTCTCGCCGTATGGCGAAAACGGAACCATGATTAGCGAATTGATTCCTTATCATGGGAAGATGATCGATGACATCGCGCTGGTCAAATCGGTGCATACCGAAGCCATCAATCACGATCCGGCGATTACTTACATCTGCACAGGTAACCAGTTGCCAGGACGCCCCAGTCTTGGATCATGGTTAAGTTACGGTCTCGGTTCGATGAACTCGAATCTGCCGACTTTCGTCGTCATGACACCGAACTGGAGTTCCCGTCGCGACGCTCAGGCCTTGTACAATCGCCTGTGGGGAGCCGGCTTCCTGCCGTCAAAGCATTCTGGGGTCTCGCTGCGAAAGAGCGGTGATCCTATTCTGTTTCTCTCGAATCCGGAGGGTATCGATTCCTCGCTCCGTCGGCGAATGCTCGATAGTGTCTCGAAAATCAATCAAGAGACTTACCGGCTTTCAGGCGATCCCGAAACTCAGTCTCGTATTTCCCAATACGAAATGGCGTTCCGCATGCAATCGTCCGTGCCGGAACTGGTTGACTTGAAACAGGAAACACAGCATACGCTGGACATGTACGGACCGGAGGTCGGTAAGCCGGGCACCTTCGCTGCGAGCTGTCTGCTGGCACGCCGAATGGTTGAAAGAGATGTTCGCTTTGTTCAAATCTTCCACCGCGGTTGGGATCAGCACGGCAACGTGGCGAATGATCTACCTGCCCAGGCTAAAGACGTTGATCAACCCGCTTGGGCTCTAATCCAAGATTTGAAGATGCGTGGCATGTTGGACGACACGCTGGTCGTCTTTGGTGGTGAGTTTGGCCGGACCATCTACAGCCAGGGTGGACTCTCGAAAGAGAATTACGGTCGCGACCACCATCCGCGTTGCTTCTCGGTTTGGATGGCCGGCGGCGGGATCAAGCCGGGGATAGTTCATGGCGAGACGGATGATTTCAGCTACAACATCGTGAAAGATCCAGTTCATATCTCCGATCTGAATGCCACGATTCTGCATTGTCTCGGGATTGATCATCGGAAGCTGTCGGTTCCGTTCCAAGGGCTCGATGTCCGACTGACCGGTGTAGAAGATCGAAGTCCGGTCAAAGAATTGCTCGTGTAG